In Arthrobacter sp. UKPF54-2, the following are encoded in one genomic region:
- the gltX gene encoding glutamate--tRNA ligase, whose amino-acid sequence MTTPTAPDAVSSTATTELTREATREVTAETPVRVRFCPSPTGTPHVGLIRTALFNWAHAKHTKGTFVFRIEDTDAARDSEESYQQLLEALKWLGISWEEGVEVGGPHEPYRQSQRLDLYKDVVAKLLEAGYAYECYSSPEEVEARHRAAGRDPKLGYDNFDRELTDEQLAAFKAEGRKPVLRVRMPDEDVTFTDMVRGEITFKAGSIPDYVIVRADGSPLYTLVNPVDDALMGITHVLRGEDLLSSTPRQVVLIRALMDIGVASYLPVFGHLPYVMGEGNKKLSKRDPQSNLFLLRDRGFIPEGLLNYLSLLGWSLSADEDIFTVDQLIEHFDVNDVLANPARFDIKKAEAINGTHIRMLDAEDFRGRLVPYLQAAGLVGESFTAREEEILAEAAPLIQERISLLGEAPEMLAFLFKADDAIDVADDARKGLPENLTEVLDAALAALEPLADWTAETIQAALKEALVEGLGVKPRLAFGPVRTAVSGRRISPPLFESMVILGKDSSLARLRAFRG is encoded by the coding sequence ATGACTACTCCCACCGCGCCCGACGCCGTCTCCAGCACTGCCACCACGGAACTGACCCGTGAAGCCACCCGTGAAGTCACCGCCGAAACCCCGGTCCGGGTCCGGTTCTGCCCGTCACCGACCGGCACCCCGCACGTCGGCCTGATCCGCACGGCGCTCTTCAACTGGGCCCACGCCAAGCACACCAAGGGCACCTTCGTCTTCCGCATCGAAGACACCGACGCCGCGCGTGACTCGGAGGAGAGCTACCAGCAGCTGCTCGAGGCCCTCAAGTGGCTCGGCATCAGCTGGGAAGAAGGCGTCGAAGTGGGCGGCCCGCACGAGCCCTACCGCCAGTCGCAGCGCCTGGACCTCTACAAGGACGTCGTGGCCAAGCTCCTGGAGGCCGGCTACGCCTACGAGTGCTACTCCTCCCCGGAGGAGGTCGAGGCCCGCCACCGCGCCGCCGGCCGCGACCCCAAGCTCGGCTACGACAACTTCGACCGCGAGCTCACCGATGAGCAGCTGGCCGCCTTCAAGGCCGAGGGCCGCAAGCCGGTGCTGCGCGTGCGGATGCCGGACGAGGACGTCACCTTCACCGACATGGTCCGCGGCGAGATCACCTTCAAGGCAGGCAGCATTCCCGACTACGTGATCGTCCGCGCCGACGGCTCGCCGCTCTACACCCTGGTCAACCCGGTCGACGATGCGCTGATGGGCATCACCCACGTGCTGCGCGGCGAGGACCTGCTGTCCTCCACGCCACGCCAGGTGGTGCTCATCCGGGCGCTCATGGACATCGGCGTCGCCAGCTACCTGCCGGTGTTCGGCCACTTGCCCTACGTGATGGGCGAGGGCAACAAAAAGCTCTCCAAGCGTGACCCGCAGTCCAACCTCTTCCTGCTCCGCGACCGCGGCTTCATCCCCGAGGGCCTGCTGAACTACCTGTCCCTGCTTGGGTGGAGCCTCTCCGCCGACGAGGACATCTTCACCGTGGACCAGCTGATCGAGCACTTCGACGTCAACGACGTGCTGGCCAACCCGGCCCGCTTCGACATCAAAAAAGCCGAGGCGATCAACGGCACGCACATCCGCATGCTCGACGCCGAGGACTTCCGCGGCCGGCTGGTGCCCTACCTGCAGGCCGCCGGCCTGGTGGGGGAGAGTTTCACCGCCCGCGAGGAGGAGATCCTCGCGGAGGCGGCGCCGCTGATCCAGGAGCGCATCTCGCTCCTCGGCGAAGCCCCGGAGATGCTGGCGTTCCTGTTCAAGGCCGACGACGCGATCGACGTCGCCGACGACGCCCGCAAGGGCCTGCCGGAAAACCTCACCGAAGTCCTCGACGCCGCCCTGGCTGCCTTGGAGCCCCTCGCGGACTGGACCGCCGAGACCATCCAGGCTGCCCTGAAGGAGGCCCTCGTCGAAGGTCTCGGTGTGAAGCCGCGGCTGGCCTTCGGGCCCGTCCGCACGGCCGTCTCGGGCCGCCGGATCTCCCCGCCGCTGTTCGAATCCATGGTCATCCTGGGCAAGGATTCGTCCCTGGCCCGGCTGCGCGCTTTCCGCGGCTGA
- a CDS encoding HAD family hydrolase: MSGGAGSGVLAAGLDGIRGVLFDIDDTLVDLEFAMTTALRDVSEHLLPGLDEAGWERFGRIFTRETTHFYDRYLAGELSFNEQRLLRGRAALGHFGVELEEGEQAHHWVSSYASLQHSYVRAFDDVAPLLDALDAAGVPYGAVSNNVHDYQRVKLDAAGLRRIGILVGTDTVGVPKPDPAIYLEGVRRLGTGPGETLYVGDNRLLDAEGSTAAGLLGVWLNRGGEPAPGFAGREVSSLLDLLA, from the coding sequence ATGAGCGGCGGGGCTGGCTCCGGCGTCCTTGCGGCGGGGCTCGACGGCATCCGCGGGGTGCTGTTCGACATCGACGACACCCTGGTTGACCTCGAGTTCGCGATGACGACGGCGCTGCGCGACGTCAGCGAGCACCTCCTGCCGGGCCTCGACGAGGCCGGCTGGGAACGCTTTGGGCGGATTTTCACGCGCGAGACGACCCACTTCTACGACCGCTACCTGGCCGGCGAGCTGAGCTTCAACGAACAGCGCCTGCTGCGCGGCCGCGCCGCTCTGGGGCACTTCGGCGTGGAACTGGAGGAGGGCGAACAGGCCCACCACTGGGTCAGCTCCTACGCCAGCCTCCAGCACAGCTACGTCCGCGCCTTCGATGACGTGGCACCGCTGCTGGACGCCCTCGACGCCGCCGGCGTCCCCTACGGCGCCGTGAGCAACAATGTGCACGACTACCAGCGCGTGAAGCTGGACGCCGCCGGGCTGCGCCGCATCGGCATCCTGGTCGGCACGGACACGGTCGGCGTGCCCAAGCCGGATCCGGCGATCTACCTTGAAGGCGTGCGCCGGCTCGGCACCGGCCCCGGCGAAACGCTCTATGTCGGGGACAACAGGCTGCTCGACGCGGAAGGTTCGACGGCGGCCGGCCTGCTGGGCGTCTGGCTGAACCGCGGCGGCGAACCGGCCCCGGGCTTCGCCGGCCGCGAGGTCTCCTCGCTGCTGGACCTGCTGGCCTGA
- a CDS encoding dynamin family protein: protein MESAGPAGQQSQAARQGAAVELLEAVRGELSAVSLPLALPGAEAARLDIRQALAQLDDYILPRYRSLDAPLLAVVGGSTGAGKSTLVNGLVGHAVTRAGAIRPTTRQPILLHHPGDAAWFEDQRVLPNLSRIRGTVVAAPLPANQAGPTPDGAAITSLVLAADPAVPAGIALLDAPDVDSISDDNRRLAGQLLAAADLWVFVTTANRYADAVPWRLLLDAASRDIMVAVVLDRVPQAAEEEVSADLRSMLGREGLGSARLFVIPEVALDAMGMLPAVAVAPLRNWLRELAADAAGRAAIARRTLNGTVKALGGRVGAVAEAVRAQHRAAELLGSDASNAYEEAVGRILDATKDGALLRGEVLARWQDFVGTGEFFRVMEQNIGRLRDRMGAFFRGEPTPAVRVETAIETGLQAVILDEAANAAEEADQRWRSDPAGRQLLGTDDLSGTSEGFSDAVAAEIRAWQGSLMELIRTEGQGKRSQARWLSFGINGLGAALMIVVFSMTAGLTGLEIGVAGGAAVVGQRVLEAVFGEDAVRRLAKTAREDLQARCRRLLRAESRRFLDRLDASGAVPPAALAEQAEALGKLAGTA from the coding sequence ATGGAAAGCGCCGGCCCGGCCGGGCAACAGTCACAAGCCGCACGCCAGGGCGCCGCCGTCGAACTGCTCGAGGCAGTGCGGGGGGAGCTGTCCGCGGTGTCGCTGCCGCTGGCCCTGCCCGGCGCCGAGGCCGCCCGGCTGGACATCCGCCAGGCACTGGCCCAGCTGGATGACTACATCCTGCCCCGCTACCGCAGCCTCGACGCCCCGTTGCTCGCCGTCGTCGGAGGGTCCACCGGGGCGGGCAAATCCACGCTCGTCAACGGGCTCGTGGGGCATGCGGTCACCCGGGCCGGAGCGATCCGGCCCACCACCCGGCAGCCCATCCTGCTGCACCACCCCGGTGACGCCGCCTGGTTCGAGGACCAGCGGGTGCTGCCGAACCTGAGCCGGATCCGCGGCACCGTGGTCGCCGCGCCGCTGCCCGCCAACCAGGCCGGCCCCACCCCGGACGGCGCCGCCATCACCTCGCTGGTCCTCGCCGCCGACCCGGCCGTGCCGGCCGGCATCGCGCTGCTGGATGCCCCCGACGTCGACTCCATCTCCGATGACAACCGCCGGCTCGCGGGCCAGCTGCTCGCCGCTGCGGACCTGTGGGTTTTCGTCACCACCGCCAACCGCTACGCCGACGCCGTGCCCTGGCGCCTCCTGCTCGACGCCGCCTCGCGCGACATCATGGTGGCCGTGGTGCTCGACCGGGTGCCCCAGGCCGCCGAAGAAGAGGTCAGCGCCGATCTCCGTTCCATGCTCGGCCGCGAGGGCCTGGGCTCCGCCCGGCTGTTTGTGATTCCCGAGGTGGCCCTGGATGCCATGGGCATGCTGCCCGCCGTCGCCGTCGCCCCGCTGCGGAACTGGCTCCGGGAACTCGCCGCCGACGCCGCCGGCCGAGCGGCGATCGCCCGGCGGACGCTCAACGGCACGGTCAAGGCCCTCGGCGGGCGCGTGGGTGCCGTAGCGGAAGCCGTACGCGCCCAGCACCGCGCGGCTGAGCTGCTGGGCAGCGATGCCAGCAACGCCTACGAAGAGGCGGTGGGCAGGATCCTCGATGCCACCAAGGACGGCGCCCTGCTCCGCGGCGAAGTCCTGGCCCGGTGGCAGGACTTCGTAGGCACCGGCGAATTCTTCCGGGTCATGGAGCAGAACATCGGCCGCCTGCGGGACCGGATGGGTGCGTTCTTCCGCGGTGAGCCCACCCCGGCCGTTCGCGTGGAGACAGCCATCGAAACCGGGCTGCAGGCGGTGATCTTGGACGAGGCAGCCAACGCCGCCGAAGAGGCTGACCAGCGCTGGCGCTCGGACCCGGCCGGCCGGCAGCTGCTCGGCACCGACGACCTCTCGGGCACCAGCGAAGGCTTTTCCGACGCCGTCGCCGCCGAGATCCGGGCCTGGCAGGGCAGCCTGATGGAGCTGATCCGCACCGAGGGCCAGGGCAAGCGCAGCCAGGCGCGCTGGCTCTCCTTCGGCATCAACGGCCTGGGCGCGGCCCTGATGATCGTCGTCTTCTCCATGACCGCGGGCCTGACCGGCCTCGAGATCGGCGTGGCGGGCGGCGCCGCCGTCGTCGGCCAGCGGGTGCTCGAGGCCGTCTTTGGCGAAGACGCCGTGCGCCGCCTCGCCAAGACCGCACGCGAGGACCTGCAGGCCCGCTGCCGGCGCCTCCTCCGGGCCGAAAGCCGGCGCTTCCTGGACCGGCTGGACGCCTCCGGCGCGGTTCCGCCGGCAGCCCTCGCGGAGCAGGCAGAAGCCCTTGGCAAGCTGGCAGGCACGGCATGA
- a CDS encoding GTPase produces MNRHGAAREASQLHRRLEALDEARQLAAGALPEETLDEVLEVLERASSRRSLSAEHTVVGFFGATGSGKSSLFNAVSGAEIATAAARRPTTSEPLAGIWGADGSEALLDWLEVRNRHHADAVPGFADETTGLILLDLPDFDSTRSENREIVQRMVGLVDVLVWVLDPQKYADAAVHNDFLTPLASHAAVMLVVLNQVDRLPDHEIRPVLESLKAILARDGLGKVQVLGASALVGTGVDKVRAAIRQVAMQRLALSQRLAADVDRAAERLTEASGAGEAAGVKAGTRDRLARELAVAANVPLVVDAVARSYRQEATRRTGWPVTRWLVRFRPDPLRRLNLRREGERPELNRTSLPPAGAPERARTDAAVRQFADAASDGAPGPWRAVIRGAAREGRERLPDALDQAIAGTDLKAGRGSWWWTAFNVVQWLGLLTALGGLGWLGVLAALAYFQLPVPEVPRVQGWPVPTVLVAGGVLLGIVLAVAARFIAGAAARARAAAAGRRLRGSVAAVAEDLVVDPVELEVSRLRSFNAALKSAAG; encoded by the coding sequence ATGAACCGCCACGGCGCCGCCCGCGAGGCCTCGCAGCTGCACCGCCGGCTGGAAGCCCTGGACGAGGCCCGGCAACTGGCCGCGGGCGCCCTGCCCGAAGAGACGCTGGACGAGGTGCTCGAGGTCCTGGAACGGGCGAGTTCCCGACGCTCGCTCTCGGCGGAGCACACCGTGGTGGGCTTCTTCGGCGCGACCGGGAGCGGCAAGTCATCGCTCTTCAACGCCGTCAGCGGGGCCGAGATCGCCACGGCGGCCGCCCGGCGCCCCACAACCTCCGAACCCCTCGCCGGCATCTGGGGCGCGGACGGCAGCGAAGCACTGCTGGACTGGCTCGAGGTCCGCAACCGGCACCACGCCGACGCCGTGCCCGGATTCGCCGATGAGACCACCGGGCTGATCCTGCTCGACCTGCCCGACTTCGACTCGACCCGCTCGGAAAACCGGGAGATCGTCCAGCGCATGGTGGGGCTCGTGGACGTGCTGGTCTGGGTGCTGGACCCGCAGAAATACGCCGACGCCGCGGTGCATAACGACTTCCTCACCCCGCTCGCCTCCCACGCGGCCGTCATGCTGGTGGTGCTCAACCAGGTGGACCGGCTGCCCGATCACGAGATCCGTCCGGTGCTGGAGTCGCTCAAGGCCATCCTGGCGCGGGACGGGCTGGGCAAGGTCCAGGTGCTGGGCGCCTCGGCTTTGGTCGGCACCGGCGTGGACAAGGTCCGGGCCGCGATCCGGCAGGTCGCCATGCAGCGGCTGGCGCTCTCGCAGCGGCTCGCGGCGGACGTGGACCGGGCCGCGGAACGGCTCACCGAGGCCTCAGGCGCCGGCGAAGCCGCCGGCGTGAAGGCCGGCACCCGGGACCGGCTGGCCCGCGAGCTGGCCGTGGCCGCGAACGTGCCGCTGGTGGTCGACGCCGTGGCGCGCTCCTACCGGCAGGAGGCCACCCGCCGCACCGGCTGGCCCGTCACCCGCTGGCTGGTCCGGTTCCGGCCGGACCCGCTGCGGCGGCTGAACCTGCGCCGGGAGGGGGAGCGGCCGGAGCTGAACCGGACTTCGCTGCCGCCCGCCGGAGCCCCGGAGCGGGCCCGCACCGACGCCGCCGTGCGGCAGTTTGCCGACGCCGCGTCCGACGGCGCCCCCGGGCCCTGGCGGGCGGTCATCCGCGGGGCTGCCCGGGAAGGAAGGGAGCGGCTCCCCGACGCCCTGGACCAGGCCATTGCCGGCACGGACCTCAAGGCAGGCCGCGGCTCGTGGTGGTGGACCGCCTTCAATGTCGTCCAGTGGCTGGGCCTGCTCACCGCTCTCGGCGGTCTCGGCTGGCTTGGGGTACTGGCGGCCCTGGCGTACTTCCAGCTGCCGGTGCCGGAAGTTCCGCGGGTTCAGGGCTGGCCCGTCCCGACCGTGCTGGTGGCAGGGGGCGTGCTGCTGGGCATCGTGCTGGCCGTCGCGGCAAGATTCATTGCCGGCGCCGCGGCGCGTGCCCGCGCGGCGGCGGCCGGCAGACGGCTGCGAGGCTCCGTTGCCGCCGTCGCGGAGGATCTGGTGGTGGACCCGGTGGAGCTGGAAGTCAGCCGCCTCCGGTCCTTCAACGCCGCACTGAAGTCCGCCGCGGGCTGA
- a CDS encoding DUF1697 domain-containing protein: protein MNSYAVFLRGVNVGGINIKMADLKAALKSRPFSAVATLLASGNVVLSSELPAARVKTEFEACLRETFGYDAWVVVLTAAQVAALVEACPYPADDKATHSYVTLSSDPDILTELYDAGRALDSVELTRLAPEAVAWLAPAGGTLESPFSKLSAKARYKASTTTRNLRTMIKVRDAAGSPGAR, encoded by the coding sequence ATGAACAGCTATGCGGTCTTCCTGCGCGGGGTCAACGTGGGCGGCATCAACATCAAGATGGCCGACCTCAAGGCGGCCCTGAAATCACGGCCGTTCTCCGCCGTGGCAACGCTGCTGGCCAGCGGCAACGTGGTGCTCTCGAGCGAACTTCCCGCCGCCAGGGTGAAAACCGAGTTCGAGGCCTGCCTGCGGGAGACCTTCGGTTACGACGCCTGGGTGGTGGTGCTGACCGCCGCCCAGGTGGCCGCCCTGGTGGAGGCCTGCCCCTACCCCGCGGATGACAAGGCCACACACAGCTACGTCACACTGTCCTCGGATCCGGACATCCTTACCGAACTGTACGACGCCGGCAGGGCACTGGACTCGGTGGAGTTGACCCGGCTGGCACCGGAAGCCGTGGCCTGGCTCGCCCCGGCCGGCGGCACCCTCGAGAGCCCGTTCAGCAAGCTCTCCGCCAAGGCCCGCTACAAGGCCAGCACCACCACCCGGAACCTGCGGACCATGATCAAGGTCCGCGACGCCGCCGGCTCACCGGGCGCACGCTAG
- a CDS encoding IclR family transcriptional regulator, which produces MDNSSGVGVIDKAAHVLDALEAGPTTLAQLVAATGLARPTVHRLALALVHHRLVSRDIQGRFVLGSRLVELASAAGEDRLIATAGPVLMQLRDATGESAQIFRRQGDWRVCVASAERPIGLRDTIPVGTQLSMKAGSAAQVLLAWEDHDRLLEGLQAARFTPTVLAGVRRRGWAQSLGEREPGVASVSAPVRGPSGRVIAAVSISGPIERLTRQPGRLHAEVVCNAARVLTEALRKTND; this is translated from the coding sequence ATGGACAATTCTAGTGGCGTCGGTGTCATCGATAAAGCGGCCCATGTGCTTGACGCACTCGAGGCCGGACCCACCACCCTGGCGCAGCTCGTGGCCGCGACCGGGCTGGCCCGGCCCACCGTGCACCGCCTGGCCCTGGCGCTGGTCCACCACCGCCTCGTCAGCCGCGATATCCAGGGCCGTTTTGTCCTCGGCAGCCGGCTGGTGGAACTTGCCTCGGCTGCCGGTGAGGACCGGCTGATCGCCACCGCCGGACCGGTCCTGATGCAGCTGCGCGACGCCACTGGCGAAAGCGCCCAGATCTTCCGCCGCCAGGGCGACTGGCGCGTCTGCGTGGCGTCCGCCGAACGCCCCATCGGCCTGCGGGACACCATCCCGGTGGGCACCCAGCTGTCCATGAAGGCCGGTTCCGCCGCCCAGGTGCTGCTGGCCTGGGAGGACCACGACCGCCTGCTCGAGGGCCTCCAGGCTGCCCGCTTCACGCCCACCGTCCTGGCCGGGGTACGACGCCGGGGCTGGGCCCAGAGCCTCGGCGAGCGTGAACCCGGGGTCGCCTCCGTGTCAGCGCCCGTCCGCGGGCCCTCCGGCCGGGTGATCGCCGCCGTCTCCATCTCCGGCCCGATCGAACGCCTGACCCGCCAGCCGGGCCGCCTTCACGCCGAGGTGGTCTGCAACGCGGCGCGCGTCCTGACCGAGGCGCTGCGCAAGACCAACGACTGA
- the leuC gene encoding 3-isopropylmalate dehydratase large subunit, whose product MAKTLAEKVWDAHVVRKGDGEGANAQPDLLFIDLHLVHEVTSPQAFEGLRLAGRKLRRPDLTIATEDHNTPTLAIDKPIADLTSRTQIETLRNNCKEFGVRLHSLGDAEQGIVHVVGPQLGLTQPGMTVVCGDSHTSTHGAFGALAMGIGTSEVEHVMATQTLSLKPFKTMAINVEGTLRPGVSAKDIILAVIAKIGTGGGQGYVLEYRGSAIRALSMEARMTICNMSIEAGARAGLVAPDQTTYDYMHGRPHAPQGADWDAAVEYWNTLRTDDDATFDAEVDLDADTLEPFVTWGTNPGQGVSLSASVPSPADFGDENAKAAAERALQYMGLEPGTPMKDIRVDTVFLGSCTNSRMEDLRAAADIIRGRTKDPNVRMLVVPGSARVRLEAEAEGLDKVFTDFGAEWRFAGCSMCLGMNPDQLEVGERCASTSNRNFEGRQGKGGRTHLVSPVVAAATAVRGTLSSPSDLESEPASAGRRAGAA is encoded by the coding sequence GTGGCAAAGACATTGGCCGAGAAAGTCTGGGACGCACATGTGGTGCGCAAGGGGGACGGCGAAGGCGCCAACGCCCAGCCGGACCTCCTTTTCATCGACCTCCACCTGGTGCATGAGGTGACCTCCCCGCAGGCCTTCGAGGGACTGCGGCTCGCCGGCCGCAAGCTGCGCCGGCCGGACCTCACCATCGCCACGGAGGACCACAACACTCCCACGCTGGCCATCGACAAGCCAATCGCGGACCTGACCAGCCGGACCCAGATCGAGACCCTCCGCAACAACTGCAAGGAGTTCGGCGTCCGCCTGCACTCCCTCGGCGACGCCGAGCAGGGGATCGTGCACGTTGTCGGCCCGCAGCTGGGCCTCACCCAGCCGGGCATGACCGTGGTCTGCGGCGACTCGCACACCTCCACGCACGGCGCCTTCGGTGCGCTCGCGATGGGCATCGGCACCTCCGAGGTGGAGCACGTGATGGCCACCCAGACACTCTCGCTGAAGCCGTTTAAGACCATGGCCATCAATGTCGAGGGCACCCTGCGCCCCGGCGTGTCGGCCAAGGACATCATCCTGGCCGTGATTGCCAAGATCGGCACCGGCGGCGGCCAGGGCTACGTCCTCGAGTACCGCGGCTCCGCGATCCGGGCGCTCTCCATGGAGGCCCGGATGACCATCTGCAACATGTCCATCGAGGCCGGCGCCCGGGCCGGCCTGGTCGCCCCGGACCAGACCACCTACGACTACATGCACGGCCGCCCGCACGCACCCCAGGGCGCGGACTGGGACGCCGCCGTCGAATACTGGAACACGCTGCGCACCGACGACGACGCGACGTTCGACGCCGAGGTGGACCTCGACGCCGACACCCTGGAACCGTTTGTGACGTGGGGGACCAACCCCGGCCAGGGCGTGTCGCTGTCCGCCAGCGTCCCCTCGCCGGCGGACTTCGGCGACGAGAATGCCAAAGCCGCCGCGGAACGGGCGCTGCAGTACATGGGCCTCGAGCCCGGCACGCCGATGAAGGACATCCGGGTGGACACCGTGTTCCTCGGCTCCTGCACCAACTCCCGGATGGAGGACCTGCGGGCCGCCGCGGACATCATCCGCGGCCGCACCAAGGACCCGAACGTCCGGATGCTGGTGGTCCCCGGCTCCGCCCGCGTCCGGCTCGAGGCCGAGGCCGAGGGCCTGGACAAGGTCTTCACGGACTTCGGCGCCGAATGGCGGTTCGCCGGCTGCTCGATGTGCCTGGGCATGAACCCGGACCAGCTGGAGGTGGGGGAGCGCTGCGCCTCCACGTCCAACCGCAACTTCGAGGGCCGGCAGGGCAAGGGCGGCCGCACCCACCTCGTCTCGCCCGTGGTGGCGGCGGCGACGGCGGTGCGCGGGACGCTGAGTTCGCCGTCGGACCTGGAATCCGAGCCCGCCTCGGCCGGCCGCCGCGCCGGCGCCGCGTAG
- the leuD gene encoding 3-isopropylmalate dehydratase small subunit, giving the protein MEKFTTHTGIGVPLRQSNVDTDQIIPAVYLKRITRTGFEDALFSAWRKDPAFILNQDPFSAGSVLVAGPDFGTGSSREHAVWALKDYGFKAVLSSRFADIFRGNSGKQGLLAAELAQDDIELIWKVLENAPGTEVTVDLVSKTVQCGNVVAPFEIDDYTRWRLLEGLDDIGLTLQHEEDITAYEATRPAFKPTTLPAKLS; this is encoded by the coding sequence ATGGAAAAGTTCACCACCCACACCGGCATCGGTGTCCCGCTGCGCCAGAGCAACGTCGACACCGACCAGATCATCCCCGCCGTCTACCTCAAGCGCATCACCCGGACGGGGTTCGAGGACGCGCTGTTCTCCGCCTGGCGCAAGGACCCGGCCTTCATCCTGAACCAGGACCCGTTCAGCGCCGGTTCCGTGCTGGTCGCCGGACCGGACTTCGGCACCGGGTCCTCCCGCGAGCACGCCGTCTGGGCGCTGAAGGACTACGGCTTCAAGGCCGTGCTGTCCTCGCGCTTCGCGGACATTTTCCGGGGCAACTCGGGCAAGCAGGGCCTGCTGGCCGCCGAGCTCGCGCAGGACGATATTGAACTGATCTGGAAGGTGCTGGAAAACGCCCCGGGCACCGAGGTCACGGTGGATCTTGTCTCCAAGACGGTGCAGTGCGGCAACGTGGTCGCGCCGTTCGAGATTGACGACTACACGCGCTGGCGCCTGCTCGAAGGCCTGGACGACATCGGCCTGACCCTCCAGCATGAGGAGGACATCACCGCTTACGAGGCCACCCGGCCGGCCTTCAAGCCCACCACACTCCCGGCAAAGCTCTCCTAG
- a CDS encoding HNH endonuclease signature motif containing protein: MDGKQGPNVALTAGVTVADLARIVAALPAPATAAGLIDETRELEDLKSALAARQARHAVDFDLRRRREQALAGVPAEQLGAGVGAQIALARRESPAKGGRLLGLAKALVTEMPHTLAALETGQLNEWRATLLVRETACLTATDRAAVDEELAPDAGTFSGAGDRAVVAAARAAAYRRDPRSATQRAAHAAAERHVSLRPAPDTMCYLTALLPVAAGVAIHAVLTRAADALRSDGDTRPRGQLMADTLVERTTGKAGGVSGIEIQLVMTDRTLFQGDSEPARLPGYGIVPAGWARTLAGPDLEQNGNRNEAMRVWLRRLYTAPATGELVAMDSRARLFPPGLRRFVQTRDHTCRTPYCDAPIRHLDHIVPWHNGGTTSRNNGAGLCEACNHTKETPGWNAQTRPGSRHTLQLTTPTGHSYYSTAPPLPGTGVAPRPQLRSWLRHRPPSKQRVPPSRLSTRWRHSGTCRRG, from the coding sequence ATGGACGGCAAGCAAGGGCCCAACGTGGCTCTAACGGCAGGAGTGACGGTCGCGGACCTTGCGCGGATCGTGGCCGCCCTCCCCGCTCCGGCCACTGCCGCGGGCCTCATCGACGAAACACGCGAGCTGGAGGACCTGAAGTCCGCCCTAGCCGCCCGCCAGGCCAGGCATGCTGTTGACTTTGACTTGCGTCGGCGCCGCGAACAGGCCCTTGCCGGCGTCCCGGCCGAGCAGCTCGGCGCCGGCGTCGGCGCGCAGATTGCCCTTGCCCGGCGCGAATCCCCCGCCAAAGGCGGCCGGTTGCTGGGGTTGGCCAAAGCTTTGGTCACCGAGATGCCGCACACCCTCGCCGCCCTCGAAACCGGGCAGCTCAACGAATGGCGCGCCACGCTCCTGGTGCGGGAGACCGCCTGCCTGACCGCAACGGACCGCGCCGCCGTGGACGAGGAACTGGCGCCCGACGCCGGAACGTTCAGCGGGGCCGGCGACCGCGCGGTTGTCGCTGCGGCCCGTGCCGCCGCGTACCGGCGGGACCCGCGGTCCGCCACCCAGCGCGCCGCACACGCCGCCGCCGAGCGCCACGTCAGCCTCCGCCCGGCACCGGACACCATGTGCTACCTCACGGCCCTGCTGCCCGTCGCCGCGGGCGTCGCCATTCATGCGGTACTCACCAGGGCCGCGGACGCCCTGCGCTCCGACGGGGACACCCGCCCCCGCGGCCAGCTCATGGCCGATACCCTCGTCGAACGCACCACCGGCAAGGCCGGCGGGGTCAGCGGCATCGAAATCCAGCTCGTTATGACCGACCGAACGCTGTTCCAGGGCGACAGCGAACCCGCGCGGCTCCCCGGCTACGGCATCGTCCCCGCCGGGTGGGCCCGGACACTCGCCGGCCCGGACCTCGAGCAGAACGGGAACCGGAACGAGGCGATGAGGGTTTGGCTCCGCCGGCTCTACACCGCACCGGCGACCGGCGAACTCGTCGCCATGGACTCCCGTGCCCGGCTCTTCCCGCCCGGACTGCGCCGCTTCGTCCAAACCCGGGACCACACCTGCCGCACCCCCTACTGCGACGCCCCCATCCGCCACCTGGACCACATCGTCCCCTGGCACAACGGCGGCACCACCAGCCGCAACAACGGCGCCGGACTCTGCGAAGCCTGCAACCACACCAAAGAAACCCCCGGCTGGAACGCCCAGACCCGCCCGGGAAGCCGGCACACCCTCCAACTCACAACGCCAACCGGCCACTCCTACTACTCCACCGCCCCGCCGCTTCCGGGAACGGGCGTTGCCCCACGGCCGCAACTGCGCTCCTGGCTCCGCCATCGGCCCCCGTCGAAGCAAAGAGTGCCGCCGTCGCGCCTTTCGACTCGATGGCGGCACTCTGGTACGTGCAGGCGGGGCTAG